Genomic DNA from Selenomonas sp. oral taxon 126:
GAAAGCCATAAAACTGCCGCCGTACTCCTGGATATGGGGCTTGGGAAGACCGTGATTACCCTCACAGCCCTCAACAACCTTCTCTTCGACTGCTTTGAGATTTCCTGTGTCCTCGTTATCGCGCCGCTCCGTGTGGCGCGGAATACATGGCCGCAGGAGATCAGCAAGTGGGAACATTTGAAGCACCTCCGCTATTCCGTAGTGGTTGGGACAGAGAAAGAGAGATTGGCAGCACTCCGCAAGCAAGCCTCCCTCTACATCATCAACCGCGAGAACGTGCCGTGGATCGTGGAGAAAACAGACTTCACCTACGATGCCATCGTGATTGACGAACTCTCCTCGTTCAAGAATTGGAGCAGCAAGCGATTCAAGGCACTCATGAAGGTTCGCCCCTTGGCGAAGAGAGTCATCGGGCTGACGGGAACGCCATCCGGCAACGGCTTGATGGACCTCTTCGCAGAGTTCAAGGTACTCGACATGGGACAGCGACTGGGGCGATTCATTACGAAGTATCGGCAAGATTACTTCGTGCCGGACAAGCGAAACGGACAGGTGGTGTTCTCCTACGCGCCACTTCCCGGAGCCGAGGAGCGAATCTATGAGAAGATTGCCGACATAACCATCTCCATGAAAGCCGCAGATCACCTCAAGATGCCGGAGCTGATCGAGAGTGCGTACAGCGTCCGCATGAATGAGGAAGAGAAGAAAATGTACGCCTCGATGTGCGAGCAGTTGGTTTTGCAGATGAAGGGCGACGAGGTGACGGCGGCAAATGCAGGAGTTCTGTCGGGCAAGCTCGCACAGATGGCAAACGGCGCGGTTTACACCGACGATGGGACTACACTGCATATACACGACCGCAAGCTCGATGCCTTGGAGGACATCGTAGAGAGTATGAACGGCAAGCCGCTTCTCGTGGCGTATTGGTTCCGACATGACGCGGAGCGCATCGAAAAGCGCGTGCCGTGCGTCCGACTGGATACGGACGAGGCAATCGCTCGTTGGAATCGTGGAGAAATCCCCGTCGCACTTATCCATCCTGCAAGTGCGGGACACGGGCTGAACCTTCAGAGCGGCGGCTCAACCCTCGTTTGGTTTGGGATAACATGGAGCTTGGAACTTTACCAACAGACCGTGGCGCGGCTCTATCGGCAGGGGCAGAGTGCCAAGACCCTCGTGGTGCAGCACATCATCGTCGAGGGCACGATTGACGAGAGAATCCTCCGTGCCTTGAAACGGAAGGACAAGACGCAGACGGCACTCATTGATGCCGTCAAAGCAAATCTGGAGGTGAATCCTCATGATGAACTATGAGATTCTTGCAAACGCCATCGTCGAACAGGCGGCGAAAGACTATCGGTGGGCACGAACGGCTCTTGCCAAAGACGCAGAGAATGGTTCCGCAGCTCAGATGAGAAGCGATACGGAGCGGTTCTTCCGCTCTGCATGGTTCGGGCAGCTGACAAGTCTGGATGGGGAATGGCTGCTTGAAAAGTTGGAGGGGGAATTTGCATGACGGCGAAGGAGTATCTGAGTCAGGCATACCGTA
This window encodes:
- a CDS encoding DEAD/DEAH box helicase, giving the protein MKFIPHDYQQYAIDFIESHKTAAVLLDMGLGKTVITLTALNNLLFDCFEISCVLVIAPLRVARNTWPQEISKWEHLKHLRYSVVVGTEKERLAALRKQASLYIINRENVPWIVEKTDFTYDAIVIDELSSFKNWSSKRFKALMKVRPLAKRVIGLTGTPSGNGLMDLFAEFKVLDMGQRLGRFITKYRQDYFVPDKRNGQVVFSYAPLPGAEERIYEKIADITISMKAADHLKMPELIESAYSVRMNEEEKKMYASMCEQLVLQMKGDEVTAANAGVLSGKLAQMANGAVYTDDGTTLHIHDRKLDALEDIVESMNGKPLLVAYWFRHDAERIEKRVPCVRLDTDEAIARWNRGEIPVALIHPASAGHGLNLQSGGSTLVWFGITWSLELYQQTVARLYRQGQSAKTLVVQHIIVEGTIDERILRALKRKDKTQTALIDAVKANLEVNPHDEL